In a single window of the Aquarana catesbeiana isolate 2022-GZ linkage group LG13, ASM4218655v1, whole genome shotgun sequence genome:
- the LOC141116692 gene encoding low affinity immunoglobulin gamma Fc region receptor III-B-like: protein MSVFLAIVFLSLNMGKSGGAIKPVVTFTPNWGNVLLGDDVILTCDVPSTVPEEPRTYHWYKDNQPIIGDQQRLFINKSSVQEDRGDYQCQTIGGDISDPVFLNVINSRVILQRPPSAIYEGDPLTLRCHHQRFFIAINTKFYKDDQEIKSSESDSTFHIPNIMMSQSGLYKCTKQIQSYDRIYMMERSDVSFISVKDNELPVIAAAAIGSLVVIVVFAVLIWKCKTRKRFSHQDPHQAIPTAETINKPPGNNTDPDLQDVYYTYLDISQLSKGKRIKHEDLTVTYATVNNVNI from the exons cTTTAAACATGGGAAAATCTG GAGGGGCCATCAAACCTGTGGTGACCTTCACACCCAACTGGGGGAATGTACTACTAGGTGACGATGTGATTCTAACATGTGATGTGCCGTCTACTGTACCAGAGGAGCCCCGGACCTATCACTGGTACAAAGACAACCAACCAATAATAGGAGATCAACAGAGACTTTTTATCAATAAATCTTCAGtacaggaggacagaggagatTACCAGTGTCAGACCATCGGTGGTGATATCAGTGATCCCGTCTTCCTAAATGTTATAAATA GTCGTGTCATTCTGCAGAGACCTCCATCTGCCATATATGAAGGAGACCCCCTGACTCTGAGATGTCATCATCAGAGATTTTTTATTGCAATAAACACAAAATTCTACAAGGATGATCAGGAGATAAAATCATCAGAATCTGACTCCACATTCCATATTCCTAATATAATGATGAGTCAGTCTGGACTGTACAAATGTACTAAACAAATACAAAGTTATGATCGTATATATATGATGGAGCGCTCAGATGTATCCTTTATCTCTGTGAAAG ATAATGAATTACCAGTAATCGCTGCAGCAGCAATTGGGAGTCTTGTGGTCATTGTTGTCTTCGCTGTTCTTATCTGGAAATGTAAAACAAGGAAAAGGTTTTCACATCAAGACCCTCATCAAGCAATACCTACAGCAG AAACTATCAATAAGC CTCCAGGAAATAACACGGACCCCGATCTACAAGATGTCTACTACACCTACCTAGATATAAGTCAGCTTTCCAAAG GTAAAAGAATTAAACAT